In a single window of the Nocardiopsis composta genome:
- a CDS encoding SDR family oxidoreductase — translation MVHVASEAARLPDPAIADYAAAKAALLSVSKSLAVEFGPEGVRSNVVSPGPTRTELFDAPGGFAEQLGARSGLPPEEAVDRFIREERALPTGRPGTPEEVAGVIAYLLSPRARQVTGAEWAVDGGALRQL, via the coding sequence ATGGTGCACGTGGCCAGCGAGGCCGCCCGGCTGCCCGACCCGGCGATCGCCGACTACGCCGCCGCCAAGGCCGCCCTGCTGTCGGTCTCCAAGTCGCTGGCGGTCGAGTTCGGCCCGGAGGGCGTCCGGTCCAACGTCGTCTCGCCCGGCCCCACCCGGACCGAGCTGTTCGACGCCCCCGGCGGGTTCGCCGAGCAGCTGGGCGCGCGCTCCGGCCTCCCGCCCGAGGAGGCGGTGGACCGGTTCATCCGCGAGGAGCGCGCCCTGCCCACCGGCCGCCCCGGCACCCCCGAGGAGGTGGCCGGCGTCATCGCCTACCTGCTCTCCCCGCGGGCCCGCCAGGTCACCGGCGCCGAATGGGCCGTCGACGGCGGAGCCCTCCGCCAGCTGTGA
- a CDS encoding S8 family peptidase, with the protein MGAKTRRSAALATVLTLAGGAVLTAQTPALAAAGWELKAMAVDKAHATTEGEGMTVAVLDTGIATDHPDLNGRATEGRDMFGEDVSGEPWYGWHGTSMAGSVLKVAPEAQVVGYRVIRDEEDPNYSEEPEYTTQEDLGEGAELNPTAAGILEAVQDGADVVSMSVGDGGLVLQGYDAGVAWAVEQANAQGVVVVASAGNEGGEDEDGYQQDNEVSFPAAYPAVISVAASTPSGGRADFSQVHNYNDVAAPGVNIESAKNTGGRETVNGTSSAAALTAGVVALVKSANPDLAPRQVSQILESTASQSGAHDPKLGFGVIDAQAAVAEAGETAAEETLLAPTGYDGPAHFGPGDDGTPASSGVGLDSEYLVIGSVLGIPGLIAVLVGIGLLVSGTRAKRPAA; encoded by the coding sequence ATGGGCGCGAAAACGCGGCGCTCCGCCGCGCTGGCCACGGTCCTCACCCTGGCGGGCGGGGCGGTCCTCACCGCCCAGACCCCGGCGCTGGCCGCCGCCGGCTGGGAGCTGAAGGCGATGGCGGTGGACAAGGCGCACGCCACCACCGAGGGCGAGGGGATGACCGTCGCCGTCCTGGACACCGGGATCGCCACCGACCACCCGGACCTGAACGGCCGCGCCACCGAGGGCCGGGACATGTTCGGCGAGGACGTCTCCGGCGAGCCCTGGTACGGCTGGCACGGGACCAGCATGGCGGGCAGCGTCCTCAAGGTCGCACCGGAGGCGCAGGTCGTCGGCTACCGGGTGATCCGGGACGAGGAGGACCCGAACTACTCCGAGGAGCCCGAGTACACCACCCAGGAGGACCTCGGCGAGGGCGCGGAGCTGAACCCGACGGCCGCCGGCATCCTCGAGGCGGTGCAGGACGGCGCCGACGTGGTCTCGATGTCCGTCGGCGACGGCGGCCTCGTCCTCCAGGGCTACGACGCCGGCGTCGCCTGGGCCGTCGAGCAGGCCAACGCCCAGGGCGTGGTGGTGGTCGCCTCGGCCGGCAACGAGGGCGGCGAGGACGAGGACGGCTACCAGCAGGACAACGAGGTCAGCTTCCCCGCCGCCTACCCGGCGGTGATCTCGGTGGCGGCGTCCACCCCCTCCGGCGGCCGCGCCGACTTCTCCCAGGTGCACAACTACAACGACGTCGCCGCGCCCGGGGTGAACATCGAGAGCGCCAAGAACACCGGGGGCCGGGAGACCGTCAACGGCACCTCTTCGGCGGCCGCGCTGACCGCCGGGGTGGTCGCCCTCGTCAAGTCGGCCAACCCCGACCTCGCCCCGCGCCAGGTCTCCCAGATCCTCGAGTCCACCGCCTCGCAGAGCGGCGCGCACGACCCGAAGCTCGGCTTCGGCGTCATCGACGCCCAGGCGGCGGTGGCCGAGGCCGGCGAGACCGCGGCCGAGGAGACGCTCCTCGCGCCGACCGGCTACGACGGACCGGCGCACTTCGGCCCCGGCGACGACGGCACCCCGGCCAGCAGCGGGGTCGGACTCGACTCGGAGTACCTGGTCATCGGCTCGGTGCTCGGCATCCCCGGGCTGATCGCGGTGCTCGTCGGGATCGGTCTGCTGGTCAGCGGCACCCGGGCCAAGCGGCCGGCGGCCTGA
- a CDS encoding PDR/VanB family oxidoreductase gives MTRRAPACPPPPLVRWAAGTALLGAVLAAAVAVAGIAGGTAAPGAVGWSAVAAAGLAFHGLMARAGRRWGRVLLPVSGAAALGGLFPEAAGGLPRWLLIGALAACLAASAALFLPPAAAWFRERGDSARLMGTGLRKAVLAVHVIVALVWTGVIVTMAALALTALADPGPAAVRGLTTAMLAIEANLLGPPALVALLTGVALACGTRWGLLEHRWVAAKFWLITAGIISAPFLNRPALFAVQEAAFGGAPAEEVRAAMQHLALVYPGIPAAALAAAVLSFTRPWGRTRRGRRAAERRRAPARRIPARVTAADPVAEGVVALRLERTGGADLPPWTPGAHIDLVLPSGRVRQYSLHGDPADRSAYRVAVLHEPGGRGGSAEAHRLRAGDRVAIGGPRNRFPLADAAAHLFIAGGIGIVPLLPMIRELDARGAPWRLVYVGRSLPAMAFARELAEAHPDRVRLFPRDACDRPDLGAVLREAPEGAAVHCCGPAGLIAGVEAELPAARPDATLHTERFAPADRAAGAPDAPFDAELRRTGGTVRVPAGTTLLDALRERVPGADASCENGVCGGCEVRVLAGVPEHRDDVLAGEDRDRTDVIFPCVSRARGRIVLDL, from the coding sequence ATGACACGACGCGCACCCGCCTGCCCGCCTCCGCCCCTGGTCCGCTGGGCCGCGGGAACCGCCCTGCTCGGCGCCGTCCTCGCGGCGGCCGTGGCGGTCGCCGGGATCGCCGGGGGCACCGCCGCCCCCGGGGCGGTCGGCTGGAGCGCCGTCGCGGCGGCCGGCCTCGCCTTCCACGGCCTGATGGCCCGCGCCGGGCGGCGCTGGGGGCGGGTGCTGCTGCCGGTCTCTGGGGCCGCGGCGCTGGGCGGCCTCTTCCCCGAAGCGGCGGGAGGCCTACCGCGGTGGCTGCTCATCGGCGCGCTCGCCGCCTGCCTCGCCGCCTCGGCCGCGCTGTTCCTGCCGCCCGCCGCGGCGTGGTTCCGGGAGCGCGGGGACTCCGCCCGGCTGATGGGGACCGGGCTGCGCAAGGCCGTGCTCGCGGTGCACGTGATCGTCGCGCTGGTGTGGACCGGCGTCATCGTCACGATGGCCGCGCTGGCGCTGACCGCCCTCGCCGACCCCGGCCCGGCGGCGGTCCGCGGCCTGACCACCGCCATGCTCGCCATCGAGGCGAACCTGCTCGGGCCGCCCGCGCTCGTCGCCCTGCTGACCGGGGTCGCCCTGGCCTGCGGCACCCGGTGGGGGCTGCTGGAGCACCGCTGGGTGGCGGCCAAGTTCTGGCTGATCACCGCGGGGATCATCAGTGCGCCGTTCCTGAACCGGCCGGCGCTCTTCGCGGTACAGGAGGCGGCGTTCGGCGGCGCGCCGGCGGAGGAGGTGCGCGCCGCCATGCAGCACCTCGCACTGGTCTACCCGGGGATCCCGGCCGCCGCGCTGGCCGCCGCGGTGCTCTCGTTCACCCGCCCGTGGGGGCGGACCCGCCGCGGCCGGCGTGCCGCCGAGCGGCGCCGCGCACCCGCCCGGCGGATCCCGGCCCGGGTGACCGCGGCCGACCCGGTGGCCGAGGGCGTGGTCGCGCTCCGGCTGGAGCGCACCGGCGGCGCCGACCTGCCGCCGTGGACGCCGGGCGCCCACATCGACCTGGTGCTGCCGTCCGGGAGGGTGCGCCAGTACTCCCTGCACGGCGACCCGGCCGACCGGTCCGCCTACCGCGTCGCCGTGCTGCACGAGCCCGGCGGCCGCGGCGGCTCCGCCGAGGCGCACCGGCTGCGCGCGGGCGACCGGGTGGCGATCGGCGGCCCGCGGAACCGCTTCCCGCTGGCGGACGCGGCCGCGCACCTGTTCATCGCGGGCGGGATCGGCATCGTCCCGCTGCTGCCGATGATCCGGGAGCTGGACGCCCGGGGCGCCCCGTGGCGGCTGGTCTACGTCGGGCGCTCGCTGCCGGCGATGGCGTTCGCCCGGGAGCTGGCCGAGGCGCACCCGGACCGGGTCCGGCTCTTCCCGCGGGACGCCTGCGACCGCCCCGACCTGGGCGCGGTCCTGCGGGAGGCACCGGAGGGCGCGGCCGTGCACTGCTGCGGCCCGGCCGGGCTGATCGCCGGCGTCGAGGCGGAGCTGCCCGCCGCCCGCCCGGACGCGACCCTGCACACCGAGCGGTTCGCCCCGGCGGACCGGGCCGCCGGGGCACCGGACGCCCCCTTCGACGCCGAACTCCGGCGGACCGGCGGCACCGTGCGCGTTCCCGCCGGCACCACCCTGCTGGACGCGCTCCGCGAGCGGGTCCCCGGGGCCGACGCCTCCTGTGAGAACGGCGTCTGCGGCGGCTGCGAGGTGCGGGTGCTCGCCGGCGTCCCCGAGCACCGCGACGACGTCCTCGCCGGGGAGGACCGCGACCGGACCGACGTCATCTTCCCGTGCGTGTCCCGCGCCCGCGGCCGGATCGTGCTGGACCTGTGA
- a CDS encoding TetR/AcrR family transcriptional regulator has protein sequence MSGRRAPAPDERKRDAERSRRLILRAALGEFSRHGFQGARVARIAAEAGVNAQLISYYFGGKQGLFDAVGAAWLRAEERIDDAERPFPEVVADYVPADEERRDFARLLALRGIRGEPSDDQLAGMRHALDDIRRRQEAGELDPGLDPGCLLLLLVSAASAPAVYPDTAAIAASSDSGPDAFAERYAAFMSDLVRRLAPEGRQDRAP, from the coding sequence ATGAGCGGACGACGGGCCCCGGCCCCCGACGAGCGCAAGCGCGACGCCGAACGCAGCAGGCGGCTGATCCTCCGCGCCGCCCTCGGCGAGTTCTCCCGGCACGGCTTCCAGGGGGCCCGCGTCGCCCGCATCGCCGCCGAGGCGGGGGTCAACGCCCAGCTCATCTCCTACTACTTCGGCGGCAAGCAGGGCCTGTTCGACGCCGTCGGCGCCGCCTGGCTGCGCGCCGAGGAGCGCATCGACGACGCCGAGCGCCCGTTCCCCGAGGTCGTCGCCGACTACGTCCCCGCCGACGAGGAGCGGCGCGACTTCGCCCGCCTGCTCGCGCTGCGCGGCATCCGCGGCGAGCCCTCCGACGACCAGCTCGCCGGCATGCGGCACGCCCTCGACGACATCCGCCGCCGCCAGGAGGCCGGTGAACTCGACCCCGGACTCGACCCCGGCTGCCTGCTCCTCCTCCTCGTCTCCGCGGCCAGCGCCCCCGCGGTCTACCCCGACACCGCCGCGATCGCCGCCTCCTCCGACAGCGGCCCCGACGCCTTCGCCGAGCGCTATGCGGCCTTCATGTCCGACCTGGTCCGCCGCCTGGCCCCGGAGGGCCGGCAGGACCGCGCGCCCTGA
- a CDS encoding MarR family winged helix-turn-helix transcriptional regulator, translated as MAEKSTEDEGERAGVRGPLADLTAFRLIKLGDLIYAEAQRTLAPLGLTPRLFHVLAGAASMDAPSQQDLARTLGFDPNVMVGVVDELERLGLAERARNPRDRRRYIVAPTEAGTARLAEAAQAVREAEDRLMSAIPAKDRAALHRASALLLAAHPGTVKTE; from the coding sequence ATGGCGGAGAAGAGCACGGAAGATGAAGGCGAGCGCGCCGGCGTGCGCGGCCCGCTGGCCGACCTGACCGCGTTCCGGCTGATCAAGCTGGGTGACCTGATCTACGCGGAGGCGCAGCGGACCCTGGCGCCGCTCGGCCTGACCCCGCGGCTGTTCCACGTGCTCGCCGGTGCGGCCTCCATGGACGCCCCCTCCCAGCAGGACCTCGCGAGGACCCTGGGCTTCGACCCCAACGTGATGGTCGGCGTCGTCGACGAACTGGAGCGCCTCGGCCTGGCCGAGCGCGCCCGCAACCCCCGCGACCGCCGCCGCTACATCGTGGCCCCGACCGAGGCCGGCACCGCCAGGCTCGCCGAGGCCGCCCAGGCGGTCCGCGAGGCCGAGGACCGGCTGATGTCCGCCATTCCCGCGAAGGACCGCGCCGCCCTGCACCGGGCCTCCGCCCTGCTCCTCGCCGCCCACCCGGGCACGGTCAAGACCGAGTAG
- a CDS encoding MMPL family transporter — MATRSGRPPQPPRRTALWRLGAFAARRRTSVAALSALLFLIAVGYGAGALNALSLSRLEGPPGSESAQARAALAEEFGTGAPSVTLLVTADDGDVDSPASSAAGRALTEELAAVPEVSDAYSYWDSAASPALRGEDGSQALVLGFIPGDADRTRAALAGLQEEFERAEDGITVQVTGREEVFRQIGEESSRDFVRAEALVFPGVFVLLLLLLRRPWAAALPMAVGLAAIAGTLAALRAAALAAEVSTFALNLVLVLGIGLGVDYGLIMVARFREERRRGRPVPEAVAATTATAGRTVVFSGVTVLASLAALLVFPMPFMRSFAYGGIAVVLFGVLSALVMLPALLALAGDRVLRREPAGAPGTAGRNGRFWHGLAVRVMRRPVLLGGTALAVLLVLGSPFLDARFGPSDERILPPGSAVRAVEDELRAGFGTEAPDAIEVVSTGAAPEPAQVAAYAADLSRVPGIAQVDSAAGRYAGGERTGEGTPERFAEGDAVRFTAVPTEERMDAGSESLVREVRAVDAPFGTAVGGTPAEFLDYRDAVVDGLPLALALVFAATVTVLFLLSGSVLLPLKATALNLLSLSVMFGALVWVFQQGNLSGLLGFTPTGFLDTSIPVLMFCIVYGLSMDYEVFIMARMKEEYDRTGDNAAAVAAGLERTGPLVTAAAAILALSFAAYAASGVVFLKMLGVGTALVVIADATLVRGLLVPALMRLAGRANWWAPGPLRALHRRFGLREEPADPGAAPPGPPAEGPGAPVVSARS, encoded by the coding sequence ATGGCCACCCGATCCGGACGCCCGCCGCAACCGCCCCGCCGGACCGCCCTGTGGCGGCTGGGCGCCTTCGCCGCTCGGCGCAGGACCTCCGTCGCCGCGCTGTCCGCGCTGCTCTTCCTCATCGCCGTCGGATACGGCGCCGGCGCGCTGAACGCGCTCTCGCTCTCCCGGCTGGAGGGGCCGCCCGGCAGCGAGTCCGCCCAGGCCCGGGCGGCGCTGGCCGAGGAGTTCGGCACCGGCGCGCCCAGCGTCACCCTGCTGGTCACCGCGGACGACGGGGACGTCGACTCGCCCGCCAGCAGCGCCGCCGGCCGGGCGCTGACCGAGGAGCTGGCCGCCGTCCCCGAGGTCTCCGACGCCTACTCCTACTGGGACTCCGCGGCCTCCCCCGCGCTGCGCGGCGAGGACGGCTCCCAGGCGCTGGTGCTCGGCTTCATCCCGGGCGACGCGGACCGCACCCGGGCCGCCCTGGCCGGGCTGCAGGAGGAGTTCGAGCGCGCCGAGGACGGCATCACCGTGCAGGTCACCGGGCGCGAGGAGGTGTTCCGGCAGATCGGCGAGGAGTCCTCGCGGGACTTCGTCCGGGCCGAGGCGCTGGTCTTCCCCGGCGTCTTCGTCCTGCTGCTCCTGCTGCTCCGCCGGCCCTGGGCGGCGGCGCTGCCGATGGCCGTCGGCCTGGCCGCGATCGCCGGCACCCTGGCCGCGCTGCGCGCCGCCGCGCTGGCCGCCGAGGTGTCCACGTTCGCGCTCAACCTGGTCCTGGTGCTCGGCATCGGCCTGGGGGTCGACTACGGGCTGATCATGGTCGCCCGGTTCCGCGAGGAGCGGCGCCGCGGCCGCCCGGTGCCGGAGGCCGTCGCCGCGACCACCGCCACCGCCGGGCGGACCGTGGTGTTCAGCGGCGTCACCGTGCTCGCCTCGCTGGCCGCGCTGCTCGTCTTCCCGATGCCGTTCATGCGCTCGTTCGCCTACGGCGGCATCGCCGTGGTGCTGTTCGGCGTCCTCTCCGCCCTGGTCATGCTGCCCGCACTGCTCGCCCTGGCCGGCGACCGGGTGCTGCGCCGGGAGCCCGCCGGCGCGCCCGGCACCGCCGGCCGCAACGGCCGGTTCTGGCACGGGCTGGCGGTCCGGGTGATGCGCCGGCCGGTGCTGCTCGGCGGGACCGCGCTGGCCGTGCTGCTGGTGCTCGGCTCGCCGTTCCTGGACGCCCGGTTCGGCCCCTCCGACGAGCGGATCCTGCCGCCCGGCTCGGCGGTCCGCGCGGTGGAGGACGAGCTGCGCGCCGGGTTCGGCACCGAGGCCCCGGACGCGATCGAGGTGGTCTCGACCGGCGCGGCGCCCGAACCGGCGCAGGTCGCCGCCTACGCCGCCGACCTCTCCCGGGTCCCCGGGATCGCCCAGGTCGACTCGGCGGCCGGCCGGTACGCCGGCGGCGAGCGGACCGGCGAGGGGACCCCGGAGCGGTTCGCCGAGGGGGACGCCGTCCGGTTCACCGCCGTGCCGACCGAGGAGCGGATGGACGCCGGTTCGGAGAGCCTGGTCCGCGAGGTGCGCGCGGTCGACGCGCCGTTCGGCACGGCCGTCGGCGGCACCCCGGCCGAGTTCCTCGACTACCGGGACGCGGTGGTCGACGGCCTGCCGCTCGCCCTGGCGCTGGTCTTCGCCGCCACCGTCACCGTGCTGTTCCTGCTCTCCGGCAGCGTGCTGCTGCCGCTGAAGGCGACCGCGCTCAACCTGCTGAGCCTGTCGGTGATGTTCGGCGCGCTGGTCTGGGTCTTCCAGCAGGGGAACCTGTCCGGCCTGCTGGGGTTCACCCCGACCGGGTTCCTGGACACCAGCATCCCGGTGCTGATGTTCTGCATCGTCTACGGGCTGTCCATGGACTACGAGGTGTTCATCATGGCCCGGATGAAGGAGGAGTACGACCGCACCGGCGACAACGCCGCCGCGGTCGCGGCCGGGCTGGAGCGGACCGGGCCGCTGGTCACCGCGGCCGCCGCGATCCTCGCGCTGTCCTTCGCCGCCTATGCCGCCTCCGGCGTCGTCTTCCTGAAGATGCTCGGGGTGGGCACCGCCCTGGTCGTCATCGCCGACGCCACCCTGGTCCGCGGCCTGCTGGTGCCCGCCCTGATGCGGCTGGCCGGCCGGGCCAACTGGTGGGCGCCGGGGCCGCTGCGCGCCCTGCACCGCCGCTTCGGGCTGCGCGAGGAGCCGGCGGACCCCGGCGCCGCACCGCCCGGCCCCCCGGCGGAGGGGCCGGGCGCCCCCGTCGTCTCCGCGCGGAGCTGA
- a CDS encoding ABC transporter substrate-binding protein, protein MTASTGRRSAALIAAALSLAPLAACTSPPEPVDLVSSVADGRLDEFGLIEGKPYEGAHIRFLNCCDTIPQFAALRERTEEFTERTGITVEWANIPYASYLQKIVAESAIGGGTYDVVAWPDAFGPSLRIGVQPLDEVLPESRVDMDDFPPPFQEAARVGTEQTYGVPFRGFSYNLFYRTDTYRELGFEPPETWPEYVGQLEAMKEESDLHPLAGQYGRGSGQNLYTWLTMLWSNGGDVFDENGEPAFTDPEGIEATEQYIDLIRTGLTPAQSASWGELEATNSLLHGDAETTLAWSWHQEDFTNPDKADPAALGEIGVAPVPGFEGRESTTYAYTWLVGVLNSSQRQGPAWEYVKWMTDPRTERDIALDKSDPATTTGITVHLSNMRDEEVNRANAGLPATQADSLEHARTVPQTREWPRVMDVLEVAVNEMAHGAEVRPALEKAAEEIRALD, encoded by the coding sequence ATGACCGCCTCGACCGGCCGCCGCTCGGCGGCGCTGATCGCCGCGGCGCTCAGCCTGGCCCCGCTCGCCGCGTGCACCTCGCCCCCCGAACCGGTGGACCTGGTCTCCTCGGTCGCCGACGGCCGGCTCGACGAGTTCGGCCTGATCGAGGGCAAGCCCTACGAGGGGGCGCACATCCGTTTCCTGAACTGCTGCGACACCATCCCGCAGTTCGCCGCGCTGCGGGAGCGGACCGAGGAGTTCACCGAGCGCACCGGCATCACCGTGGAGTGGGCGAACATCCCCTACGCCTCCTACCTGCAGAAGATCGTCGCGGAGAGCGCCATCGGCGGCGGCACCTACGACGTGGTCGCCTGGCCGGACGCGTTCGGGCCGTCGCTGCGCATCGGGGTCCAGCCCTTGGACGAGGTGCTGCCCGAGTCCCGCGTGGACATGGACGACTTCCCGCCGCCGTTCCAGGAGGCGGCCCGGGTGGGCACCGAGCAGACCTACGGCGTCCCCTTCCGGGGCTTCTCCTACAACCTCTTCTACCGCACCGACACCTACCGCGAGCTCGGTTTCGAGCCCCCCGAGACGTGGCCGGAGTACGTCGGCCAGCTGGAGGCGATGAAAGAGGAGAGCGACCTGCACCCCCTGGCCGGGCAGTACGGGCGGGGCAGCGGGCAGAACCTGTACACCTGGCTGACGATGCTGTGGAGCAACGGCGGCGACGTCTTCGACGAGAACGGCGAACCCGCCTTCACCGACCCCGAGGGCATCGAGGCCACCGAGCAGTACATCGACCTGATCCGCACCGGGCTCACCCCGGCGCAGTCGGCGTCATGGGGGGAGCTGGAGGCGACCAACTCCCTGCTCCACGGCGATGCCGAGACCACCCTGGCCTGGTCCTGGCACCAGGAGGACTTCACCAACCCGGACAAGGCCGACCCGGCCGCGCTGGGAGAGATCGGAGTCGCGCCGGTGCCCGGGTTCGAGGGCCGGGAGAGCACCACCTACGCCTACACCTGGCTGGTCGGCGTGCTCAACAGCTCCCAGCGGCAGGGCCCGGCCTGGGAGTACGTCAAGTGGATGACCGACCCCCGGACCGAGCGGGACATCGCGCTGGACAAGTCCGACCCGGCGACCACCACCGGGATCACCGTGCACCTGTCCAACATGCGCGACGAAGAGGTGAACCGGGCCAACGCGGGCCTGCCCGCGACCCAGGCCGACAGCCTGGAGCACGCCCGGACGGTCCCGCAGACCCGGGAGTGGCCCCGGGTGATGGACGTCCTGGAGGTGGCGGTGAACGAGATGGCCCACGGAGCGGAGGTGCGCCCCGCCCTGGAGAAGGCGGCCGAAGAGATCCGCGCACTGGACTGA
- a CDS encoding GDSL-type esterase/lipase family protein, producing the protein MTPSTASAQPAPSTADRAWTPGWITAPQPASAGFTPNWAEEGFDGHTLRQVVRTTAGGGAVRIRLSNAYGDRPLEVRGASVAPAAGGSAVHGGRARRAAFSGSGTVLVPVGGEAVSDPVPLPVAAFDRVAVTLHLGPETGPATFHAQGYAASHRAAGDRLGDTDGSAFTETTHSWYYLTGLDVHGPAPERGAVAAIGDSITDGFGSVPDTDTRYPDALAELLAERGEPRAVLNAGIGGNRLLNDSAWYGERSPARLERDVLRRPGVGALVVLQGITDIGFPDWAGEPTAVPAPPVDAGVLIAAHRAVADADAALADPGDPLRLRPPFDSGDRLHPNPDGFRALAATLADALKEAEAAPHRP; encoded by the coding sequence ATGACTCCGTCCACCGCTTCCGCGCAGCCGGCCCCCTCCACCGCCGACCGGGCATGGACCCCCGGCTGGATCACCGCGCCGCAGCCCGCATCCGCCGGGTTCACCCCGAACTGGGCCGAGGAGGGGTTCGACGGCCACACCCTCCGCCAGGTGGTGCGGACCACCGCCGGCGGCGGCGCGGTGCGGATCCGCCTCTCCAACGCCTACGGCGACCGGCCGCTGGAGGTGCGCGGCGCCTCGGTGGCGCCCGCCGCCGGCGGCTCCGCGGTGCACGGCGGCCGCGCCCGCCGGGCCGCCTTCTCCGGGTCCGGAACGGTCCTGGTCCCGGTGGGCGGGGAGGCGGTCAGCGACCCGGTCCCGCTGCCGGTCGCCGCGTTCGACCGGGTGGCGGTGACGCTGCACCTCGGCCCGGAGACCGGCCCGGCCACCTTCCACGCCCAGGGCTACGCCGCCTCGCACCGGGCCGCCGGCGACCGGCTCGGCGACACCGACGGCTCGGCGTTCACCGAGACCACGCACTCCTGGTACTACCTGACCGGCCTGGACGTCCACGGCCCGGCGCCGGAGCGCGGCGCGGTGGCCGCGATCGGCGACTCGATCACCGACGGGTTCGGGTCCGTCCCCGACACCGACACCCGCTACCCGGACGCGCTCGCCGAGCTGCTGGCCGAGCGGGGCGAGCCGCGGGCGGTGCTCAACGCCGGGATCGGCGGCAACCGGCTGCTCAACGACTCCGCCTGGTACGGCGAGCGGTCCCCCGCCCGGCTGGAGCGCGACGTGCTGCGCCGCCCCGGCGTCGGCGCGCTGGTGGTGCTCCAGGGCATCACCGACATCGGCTTCCCCGACTGGGCCGGCGAGCCGACCGCGGTCCCCGCCCCGCCGGTGGACGCCGGCGTGCTGATCGCCGCGCACCGCGCGGTCGCCGACGCCGACGCGGCCCTGGCCGACCCGGGCGACCCGCTGCGGCTCCGCCCGCCCTTCGACTCCGGCGACCGCCTGCACCCGAACCCGGACGGCTTCCGCGCCCTGGCCGCGACCCTCGCCGACGCCCTCAAGGAGGCCGAGGCCGCCCCGCACCGCCCGTGA
- a CDS encoding ester cyclase yields MALLEKAYAPYTGPEEFIREWTDRIWVRRGIGLIRENYAADAVVHGAYGTTVGVEPVVRGTLERISAFPDRVGQAEDVVWEARGDDAFVSSHLILSTGSHSRTSRYGPPSDRPFASRAIATCLYRGGVMEEEWVVRDEYAIVQELGFDPEQAARELAFTEGLGLGDVPAAPLAAGVSGPRPDAHRAECEHVLGLIEEVWNGRRLDLVADYTERDVLCQTPRHSEATRPDGYQEALLDLLAPFPDCRIEVLDLAAQHADRHGGLRVAALWLLSGTYQGIPRYGRTTGGPVEVLGASQFLFHQGRIVRETRIYDELAVLTQIVRARGDQP; encoded by the coding sequence ATGGCTCTGCTGGAGAAGGCGTACGCCCCCTACACCGGCCCGGAGGAGTTCATCCGGGAGTGGACCGACCGGATCTGGGTGCGGCGCGGAATCGGGCTCATCAGGGAGAACTACGCCGCGGACGCCGTGGTGCACGGCGCCTACGGCACGACCGTCGGCGTGGAGCCGGTGGTCAGGGGGACGCTGGAGAGGATCAGCGCCTTCCCCGACCGGGTGGGCCAGGCCGAGGACGTGGTGTGGGAGGCCCGGGGCGATGACGCGTTCGTCAGCTCGCACCTCATCCTCAGTACCGGGTCGCACAGCCGCACGTCGCGCTACGGTCCGCCGTCGGACCGCCCGTTCGCCTCCCGGGCCATCGCGACCTGCCTGTACCGCGGCGGCGTGATGGAGGAGGAGTGGGTGGTCCGCGACGAGTACGCCATCGTCCAGGAACTCGGCTTCGACCCCGAGCAGGCCGCACGAGAGCTCGCCTTCACCGAAGGGCTCGGTCTGGGGGACGTTCCCGCCGCTCCGCTCGCGGCCGGGGTGTCCGGCCCCCGCCCCGACGCGCACCGCGCCGAATGCGAGCACGTCCTCGGCCTGATCGAGGAGGTGTGGAACGGCCGGCGGCTCGACCTGGTCGCCGACTACACCGAGCGCGATGTCCTCTGCCAGACCCCCCGGCACAGCGAGGCCACCCGCCCGGACGGCTACCAGGAGGCCCTGCTGGACCTGCTGGCCCCGTTCCCGGACTGCAGGATCGAGGTGCTGGACCTGGCCGCCCAGCACGCCGACCGGCACGGAGGCCTGCGCGTCGCCGCGCTGTGGCTGCTCAGCGGCACCTACCAGGGCATCCCCCGCTACGGCCGGACGACGGGCGGCCCGGTGGAGGTACTGGGAGCCTCGCAGTTCCTGTTCCATCAGGGCCGGATCGTCCGGGAGACCCGGATCTACGACGAACTCGCCGTGCTCACCCAGATCGTCCGCGCCCGCGGCGACCAGCCCTGA